The following nucleotide sequence is from Vibrio fluvialis.
CAATCATACCGCCCGCCAGCGTGTTGTACGGAATTGGCTCACCGAGTTTCGGCAGGCTCTCTGAGGCGTCGCTGAATATCAGCGTATGTTTACCTTCTTCATGAATGAAGCTGTACACCAACCCTTCTTCGGCAGCTAAACGATGGAGAAAATCCAAGTCGGTTTCACGGTACTGAACGCAGAATTCACGCTGCGCGCAGTCGCGAGTCAGCGCAAAGGCGTAGTCGTTGATGCCCATTTCCTGCAACAGAATGGAGAGGATTTCCGGCACGGTGTTGAGTTGGAAGATGCGGCTGTTGTGGCGCAGAGACAAACGCTCTAAAGCAGGCACCAACGTGAGTGAATAGAAGGTGTGGTGATGGCCGGTATCGCCCTGCGTAAAGCGGCGCACGATGCCGTTCACGCGCTGAACCAGCATATCGTCGCGATAGAGCGTCAGCTCCGCGGCTTTATCCACCACCATCTCCGGCGTTAAATTGGCAAGCCGACTGGCGAGCTCCAGTTCATAACGAAAACCGTGGCACGGTTGCCCATTGATGCGTTCGCTGGAAAGCGTTTCTTGCCCGTCGAACCCACGCACCACCAGCGTGTCGTCCTCCAGACCTTCCACATGAAACTGATACTTTAACGTCGCCATCCTGCCATTCCTTCATACTCAGTAAAAATGGTGAAACCTTAAGCGCAAAACACCCGAAACCAAGCGGATGCCAGGGTGCGGGTTGGATGCTTTGTGCTTAAGGTTCACAAGGTTGCCCGCCTATAGACGGGCAACACAGCTCGAGCGTAAATTACGCTTCGATTGGTTTACGCCAATCGTCTGAGCCTGAAGTACCCGCATTCACGTGATCCCACGTTATTTTGCGGTAAGACATCGAAACGGTCAGGTTCTGAGTGAAATCAGATTTTGCTGGATCTTGGCAGTGTGGCATTTCACATTGGATATCCACGATAGACGCGTTTTCCAGCTTGGTGGTGAAGAAGTTTTCTTGTTTGCCTTCGATAGACGTGCGGTACCATTTCAGTTCAACCGTCGTCATCTTCTCGCCTGATGCCAGTGCGTTGTACAGCAGAGGAACAGCTTTGTTCAGAGACACGGTGAATTTGAATGGTTTGTGCACACGCTGACCTGAAGGCTGGCCCGATTGTGGGTCAGTCGGAACAGTAACGATGTGGTCGAACTGCTGAACCAGCATCTCGTCTTCGTGACCTTCAACGAATGAATCGCCGATAGAATCCGCAGTACAAGCGCCTGCAGTGATTAGACCCTGAGTTTGACCTTCGATAGAGATATAACATGGAGTTGGCATTGCTCATTCCTTTCTAACTGGTTGTTTATCAGGCAACGGGTTAAGACAACCTTTGCCATTCGATAAAACGTTCGTGATGTAAGTGCGCTCAGCGCGAATTCAGTGAGTAAGGGAGCAAAGTCGATGCCACTTTGGCATTCATTTAAAATCAATTAGTTATATTTAAAACCTTGCCATTAGAGCAACAAACTGCCTTTGAACAAGCAAGATCTTGCTTGTCGGGCAAGGTTCACGTCGCTGGTTCAGGCCACTTGTTAATCTGTAGCACGTTGGTACACTTCTCTCTCATTTTTCGTCAAGGAAGGCTATTCTCATGAGCGTATTCGATAAATTAGTTAAACACTCTAAAAAGGTTTCTCACTTCAATCATTTGTCTGCCATCTGCGGCTGGGATCAAGCAGCGGTGATGCCAACGGGCGGCGCTCAGGCACGTTCAGAAGCGATGGCTGAGCTCTCTGTTCATATTCATGGTTTGATGACACAGCCGCAACTCAGTGACTGGTTTGCCGAAGCAGAAGCGGAAAGTCTCAATAGCGAACAAACCGCTGTCCTGCGCGAGATGAAACGCCATTGGCAACAAGCCAATGTATTGCCTGAATCGTTGGTCGAAGCCAAATCATTGGCAGGTTCAAAGTGTGAGCATGCTTGGCGCTCTCAGCGAAAAGCAAACGACTGGGCCGGTTTTGAAAAGAACTGGGCTGAAGTGGTGAAGTTATCTCAAGAAGAAGCACAAATCCGCGCTGAAGCGACGGGCACCACGCCTTACGATGCGATGCTGGAGCTCTATGAACCCGGCACGACGACTGAATCTCTGAACCGCGTGTTCAGCGACGTAAAAAGCTGGCTACCAGAGATGATCGATCAAGCGATTGAGAAACAGCGTTCTGAAGCGGTGTTAGAGCCTAAAGGTTACTACCCAGCACAGAATCAGAAAGCGCTCGGCCTTGATGTCATGAAGCTGCTTCAATTCGATTTCGACCATGGTCGTTTAGATGAAAGTGTCCATCCATTCTGTGGTGGCGTGCCAAGCGACGTACGTATTACCACTCGCTACAATGAAACTGAATTTGTGCAGTCACTGATGGGTATCGTGCATGAAACGGGTCACGCTCGTTACGAGCAAGGATTGCCAAAACATCTGGCAGGAACTCCGGCAGGTGAAGCGCGTTCGATGGGTATCCATGAATCACAATCCCTGTTCTTTGAAATGCAGTTGGGTCGCAGCCCGGCGTTTATCGATCACTTGGCGCGTCTTGCTGCTGATCACTTTGGCGCTCACAATGACAAAGTGTTTCAAATCGACAACATTCAAAAGCTGTATACACGAGTGAAGAAAGACTTTATTCGTGTCGATGCCGATGAACTAACCTACCCTGCACACGTTATTCTGCGTTATGAAATTGAGCGCGATCTGATGAACGGCGTGATCAAGCATACCGATGTGCCTGAACTGTGGGACGAGAAAATGCGCGCGTCTTTAGGCCTCAGCACCAAAGGCAACTATCAGAACGGATGTATGCAGGACATTCATTGGACAGACGGCAGCTTCGGCTACTTCCCAAGCTACACCTTGGGTGCGATGTACGCCGCTCAGTTTATGGCAACCATGAAGCAGAGTGTTGATGTGGACGCGGCAATTCGCAGCGGCGACCTGTCTCCTATCTTCGCTTGGCTACAAAGCAACATTTGGAGCAAAGGCAGTCTGTTAACAACAGACGAGCTCGTTAAACAAGCGACAGGTGAGACGCTCAACGCCAAGCATTTCAAAGCTCACCTCGTACAACGTTACATTGCTTAAATCTGTCTTAGGCCACAACGATCACCACCTTCACAGAAGGTGTTTAGGGATAGAAAATAAAAAACCAGCCAAAAGGCTGGTTTTTTCATTGAGTTTTAACGTCGACTTATAGGAAGTGGAACGTTGCGTTCAGGCTGAACGTATCGATGCTGTCTTTGTCCAGCTCGTATTTGTGGTAGCTGGCGCCAACAGAGAATGGGCCCATGATGAAGTATTCAGCGCCAACACCGTACATGATATCGATGTCGTCATCTTTGTTACCGTTTACTTCCGTTTTCCATGAGTGCAGACCACCACGTGCATAGACGTGCAGAGGACCAAAGTCGATGCTTGGCTTCAGTGCAAAGTAAACGGTTGATGCAGAGATGTCTGAACCGTTGTCTTTGAAGTCACCAAAATCGGTATAACCTGCTTCAACACCGATGAATGGCAGAATACCAGTACCAGCGTGAATGGTGTAAGAAGTGCTAGTGTCGCCTTTGTAATCCGCCTGACCAACAGACGCACCACCGTAAATCCAAGAGTCAGCCAGCGCTGTTGAAGATACACCGATCAGAGCCAGTGCCAGTAAAGTCTTTTTCATGATTAACCTTCTCATCGTTATGAGGCAATGCTCCCTGCGGCCATTCATTGCCATGTTGCGCCAAATTATAGTGATATTGATAAGCTATGCAAATACTGTACCCGGGTTAGCGTCAGAAACCCGGGCCAGGGTTAACAGGCATCGATGGCGTTTTTCACACGCTTATCGGATACCGGATACGGCGTACCCAGCTGCTGAGCAAAGAAGCTCACGCGCAGCTCTTCCAACATCCAGCGGATCTCCTTCACGTTCTCCGGCACGACCATGCCTTTCGGGATCTTGTTCAGCAGTTCCTGATAGTCTTTCGCCACCGACTCGATCTTCAACATGTGCAAACGGTCTTTGTTCGGGTCAATCGGCAGTTTTTCCATGCGGCGTTCTATGGCCTTCATGTAACGCAGAATGTCCGGCAGACGTTTCCAGCCACACTCTGTCGCGAATCCTTTGAAGATAAGCCCTTCAATTTGCGCTTTGATGTCAGAGAGCGCAAACGCCATGGTGAAATCGATTTTCCCTTTCAGGCGTTTGTTGATGTTATAAGCGGTGGTCAGAATGGTTTCCACTTGCTTGGCGATATCCACCACAGTGTCACCCAGTTCTGCGCGCACAAACTCTTTCAACGCTTCAAACGCTTCCGGTTGCCACGCCATACCACCATGCTGCTCGATCAGTTTGTCGATGCCACACGCAATGCAGTCATCAATCAGATCCATCACTTTGCCATACGGGTTGAAGTACAGACCCAGTTTGGACTTGTTCGGCAAGTTACTGTGCAGATATTTAATAGGCGACGGCACGTTGAGCAGAATTAAGCGGCGCTGGCCTTCACGCATGGCATTATTCTGCTCCTGCTCGGTTTCGAACAGTTTGATTTCTACACTATCTTTGTTGTCCACCAGCGCAGGGAACGCTTTGACTTCAAAGCCACCACGTTTTTGCTGATAGACGCGTGGCAGTTCGCCAAACGACCAGGTGTGCAGGTTTTTCTGCTCGATATCATCGTCAGCGACCTGCGAAAGTGTTTCCTGAACTTTCTCTTTCAGACCTTCTTTCAGTTCGTGCAGATCTTTATTTTCATTCAGCTTGCGATTGCGATGATCAACGGCGCGGAACGTGACTTTCAGATGGTCAGGCACTTGTTCCCATTTCCAGTCGTCGCGCAATACTTCCACTCCTGTCATCCGGCGCAGCTCTTTTTCGAGCGCATCCAATAGCGGCGCTTCCATTGGCTTAACACGTGCGAGGAAGGCATCGGCGTAATTTGGCGCTGGCACAAAGTTTTTGCGCAGCGTTTTTGGCAGCGACTTAATCAGGCTCACCACCAATTCATGACGCAGGCCCGGGATCTGCCAGTCAAAGCCTTGCGGTTCAATCTGGTTCAGGATTGGCAACGGAATATGAACGGTGACACCGTCACTGTCATCGCCCGGCTCAAACTGGTAGCTCAGCTTGAGTTTAATACCGTTCTGATGCCAGAAGTTCGGGTAATCCAGATCCGTGATGTGGCTGGCGTCGCCCTTAAACAGCATCTCTTTTTCAAAGTTAAGCAGCTCTGGATTTGCTTTACTTGCCCCTTTCCACCAACTGTCAAAATGACGGCCTGAAACCACGTCCGTCCCGACACGTTGATCGTAAAACTGGAACAGCTCTTCATCGTCGACCAGAATATCGCGGCGACGAGATTTATGTTCAAGCTCTTCCACTTCCTGCAGCAATGCACGGTTTTGTTTGAAGAAAGCGTGTTTGGTTTCCCATTCGCCTTCCACCAGAGCGCTGCGGATAAAGATTTCACGGCTGAGCGGCGCGTCGATATTGCCATAATTCACCAGACGTTTCGGAACAATCGGCACTCCGTACAGCATCACTTTTTCATACGCCATGACTGCCGCACGTTTTTTCGACCAATGCGGTTCGCTGTAGCTACGTTTGATAAGGTGCTTAGCCAGCGGTTCAATCCATTCCGGTTGAATCTTAGCAACCATGCGCGCCCAGAGCTTAGAGGTTTCGACCAGTTCAGCCGCCATGACCCACTTCGGCTGTTTCTTGAACAGACCTGATGCCGGGAAGATATTAAAGCGCGCGTTGCGAGCACCGTGATACTCGTTTTTCTCTTGATCTTTCGCGCCAATGTGCGACAGCAGGCCAACCAGAATCGCGCTGTGCACGCCTTCGTAGCTACCAGGTTCATCGTTCAGTTTGTATTCCATTTCGCGCATCGACTGATGCAATTGGAAATACACATCCTGCCATTCGCGAACACGAAGATAGTTTAGGTAATCCTGCTTACACTGGCGGCGGAAATGGTTGCTGCTCAATGCCTTTTGCTGCTGCTTGAGGTAATCCCACAAATTCACCAGCGTAAGGAAATCCGACTCTTCGTGGTGGAAGCGGCGATGTTTGTCATCCGCAGATTGCTGTTTGTCGCTCGGGCGCTCACGCGGATCCTGAATCGACAAACCCGAAGCAATCACCATCACTTCTTTCAGACAGCCAAAACGCGGTGCTTCGAGAACCATGCGCGCTAAACGCGGGTCAATTGGCAGGCGAGCCAGTTTGCGGCCGACTTCAGTCAGACGTTTCTTCGGATCGTTGGCATCAGCATTGATGGCGCCCAGCTCTTCAAGCAGGCGCACGCCATCCTGAATGTTGCGCTTATCCGGCGCTTCCACAAACGGGAATGCTTCAATGTCGCCCAGTCCCAGCGCAGTCATTTGCAGGATAACTGACGCTAAGTTGGTCCGCAGAATCTCAGGATCGGTAAACTCCGGACGAGAAACAAAATCGTCCTCGGAATAAAGGCGGATACAGATGCCTTCTTCCACACGACCACAGCGACCTTTACGCTGGTTGGCACTTGCTTGTGAAATCGGTTCGATCGGCAAACGCTGCACCTTGGTGCGGTAGCTGTAGCGGCTGATACGCGCCGTACCCGGGTCAATCACGTATTTAATGCCCGGTACGGTCAGCGACGTTTCTGCTACGTTGGTGGCCAGAACAATGCGTCGGCCCGAGTGAGGCTGGAAGATCTTATTCTGCTCACCCGCCGACAAACGGGCGTACAGTGGCACAATTTCCGTGTCACGCAGTTTTCGTTTGGCCAGCGCGTCCGCGGTATCACGGATTTCACGCTCACCGTTCATGAAGATCAGAATATCGCCCAGACCTTCATCGCACAGTTCATCAACCGCTTCGAAAATGCCTTCCAGCTGGTCGCGATCACTTTCATCTTCGCCTGCAAGCGGACGATAGCGAGTCTCCACCGGGTAAGTACGACCGGATACTTCAATGATCGGTGCGCCATTGAAATGGTTAGAAAAGCGCTCTGGATCAATGGTCGCAGAGGTAATGATGATTTTCAGATCCGGACGACGCGGCAGCAGTTCTTTCAGGTAACCCAGAATGAAGTCGATGTTAAGGCTGCGCTCGTGCGCTTCATCGATAATGATGGTGTCGTACTGATTAAGAAAACGGTCGTGCTGAATCTCCGCCAGCAGAATACCGTCGGTCATCAGTTTGATTTGAGTCTGGTCAGAAATCTGGTCGTTAAAACGTACCTTATAGCCGACAAAGCCACCCAGCTCAGTTTCCATCTCTTCCGCAATGCGGTTGGCCACCGAGCGCGCTGCCAGACGACGAGGCTGAGTATGACCAATCAGGCCAAATTTTCCGCGCCCAAGCTCGGCACAGATTTTCGGTAGCTGCGTAGTTTTACCTGAGCCGGTTTCACCTGCGACAATCACCACCTGATGCTCTTCAATCGCCTTAGCAATGTCGTCACGTTTTTGGCTGACTGGCAGCAGTTCCGGGTATTCGATTTTGATTTTTTGAGCCATACGCTGCTCAACAGTCATCATCGACTGCGCAATCTCGAGCGCGATTTCGTCAAACACAGCGTGGCGCGCTTGTTCATTTTTGATTTTGCTTGCGCCAGTGATTCGCTTGTTAAAACGAAAGCGGTCTTTAATCAGGCACTGTTTCAATGCCTTTTTCAGCGATTCCGCGCTGTTCGCTTTCGCAACCGCTGACTTTTCTGTATTGGGCTGTGACTGAGTCAAAGCGTTTCCTATTCTTTTCATTCAACAAAACTGCGCGGATTGTATCACAGTCTTTAGGCCGCGTAGGAACTTGCGCTTATTCAAATTTTTTGAATGAGTCCAGCAAATCTTCCTACTTATCTTGTGGGCGGGGTCTCACTAAGATGACACCATCAACGTGATAACCACAGTTAAGGAACAAAACATGTCTCGTGTACTCGCTCTTAAATCAAGCATCCTGGGTGACTATTCTCAATCAAGCAAACTGCTTGATGCTTATCTGACCAAGTTCAACCAAGACGAACTGAACGTGCGTGACCTGGCTGCTGAGCCACTGCCAGTACTGGACTTCTCTGTTGCCACTGCACTGCGCGCAACGGAAGATCTGTCTGAAGAGCAGCAAAAAGTCGTTGCTCTGTCTGACGAACTGATCGCTGAAGTGAAAGCAGCAGATACTCTGGTTATCGCAGCGCCAATGTACAACTTCACGATTCCGACTCAGCTGAAAAACTGGTTCGATTTGATTGCTCGTGCCGGCGTAACGTTCAAATACACTGAAGCAGGCGTACAAGGCCTGATTGAAGGTAAGAAAGCGGTTGTGATCACCACTCGCGGTGGCATTCACAAAGATTCAGCAACAGATAACGTGACACCTTACCTGAAAACCATTCTGGGTTTCGTTGGTATCACTGAAGTTGAGTTCGTGTACGCAGAAGCGCTGAACATGGGCGAAGAGCCTGCAGCGAAAGGCATCGAGTCTGCGAAATCTCAACTAGAAGCGATCGCTCTGTAATTCTCAAGGGTGCGATGCATCCTTTTGATTAAGAGAAACTGAAGGAATCGTTTCTCTTACTATCTCTAAATAAAAGTCCTAAGCCAAAGCAGCTCCTTGAAAGAGCTGCTTTTTTTTGCTTCCTCACAATAACTCCTCCACCATCCAGACTACTACTTAAGTGGTAATTTACGGATATAGGTTACATTTTAACCACAACTTTTTTGTGGGAACTACATGCATATATACACTTAACTTCGGAAGTAGAGCAGTCGTCATACACAACAATTATGCAGCAATGTCCTGCATTCCTAACAGTGAACGAGGTTCATTATGGAAAACGAACGGTTGACTAGACGGCCAACTGCGTGGCTCCTTTGCGCGTTAATGGCTTTGTTTACCCTCACTCTGTCCCTCCCCCTTTCTGCACAACCCAAAGCCTTGGTGATGAAACCTTTTGAGCAGCTCAGTGAAGAGAGCAAGGCCTGCGCCGCCTGTCATAAGGATGAAAACCCGTCAATTTACGCCCAGTGGGGGCGCTCCAAACATTACGGCGCCAACGTGGGGTGCTATGAGTGTCACCAGGCATCACCGGACGATCCGGATGCGATCAAACACGAAGGCTACAACATCGCGGTGATTGTTTCGCCCAAAGATTGTGGCAACTGTCATACTCAGGAAGTACAGGAATTCTCTGCCAGTCACCACGCCAAAGCCGGGCAAATCATCGGCTCATTGGATAACTTCCTCGCGGAGGTGGTGGAAGGCGCCAACGTGCTGAACGGCGCCTCTCCGGCTGCGGTCAACGGTTGTTGGCAGTGCCATGGCTCAGAAGTCAAAGTGCTGGAGAACGGTGATCTGGATCCTGCAACCTGGCCAAATACCGGGATCGGCCGAATCAATCCGGACGGCTCTGTCGGTGCTTGTTCTGCATGTCACCAACGCCACGAGTTTGAAATGGTTCAGGCGCGCCGTCCTGAAGCGTGCGGCAAATGTCACTTGGGTCCGGATCACCCCCAAAAAGAAATTTACGAAGAGTCCAAACACGGCATCAACTTCTTTGCGCATGTGGATCGCATGAATCTCGATTCTTCCAAATGGATTGTCGGTGAAGACTACGATTCCGCTCCAACCTGCGCCACTTGTCATATGTCAGCCACCCGCGAATTGCCCGTCACACACGATGTCGGCAACCGTATTTCCTGGACCTTGCGCCCTGCCGTCTCGGAAAAAATCGATGCCAAAGACAAAGCGTTGGGTAAAGAGACCAAGTCTTGGCAAGATCGCCGCGCCGATATGCAGAACGTGTGTGAATCGTGCCATACCAAATCGATGGTGGATAACTTCTATCAGCAGTTTGACTCTCTGGTAAATCTGTACAACGACAAGTTTG
It contains:
- the hcp-2 gene encoding type VI secretion system effector Hcp-2 → MPTPCYISIEGQTQGLITAGACTADSIGDSFVEGHEDEMLVQQFDHIVTVPTDPQSGQPSGQRVHKPFKFTVSLNKAVPLLYNALASGEKMTTVELKWYRTSIEGKQENFFTTKLENASIVDIQCEMPHCQDPAKSDFTQNLTVSMSYRKITWDHVNAGTSGSDDWRKPIEA
- a CDS encoding carboxypeptidase M32, which encodes MSVFDKLVKHSKKVSHFNHLSAICGWDQAAVMPTGGAQARSEAMAELSVHIHGLMTQPQLSDWFAEAEAESLNSEQTAVLREMKRHWQQANVLPESLVEAKSLAGSKCEHAWRSQRKANDWAGFEKNWAEVVKLSQEEAQIRAEATGTTPYDAMLELYEPGTTTESLNRVFSDVKSWLPEMIDQAIEKQRSEAVLEPKGYYPAQNQKALGLDVMKLLQFDFDHGRLDESVHPFCGGVPSDVRITTRYNETEFVQSLMGIVHETGHARYEQGLPKHLAGTPAGEARSMGIHESQSLFFEMQLGRSPAFIDHLARLAADHFGAHNDKVFQIDNIQKLYTRVKKDFIRVDADELTYPAHVILRYEIERDLMNGVIKHTDVPELWDEKMRASLGLSTKGNYQNGCMQDIHWTDGSFGYFPSYTLGAMYAAQFMATMKQSVDVDAAIRSGDLSPIFAWLQSNIWSKGSLLTTDELVKQATGETLNAKHFKAHLVQRYIA
- a CDS encoding porin family protein, which translates into the protein MKKTLLALALIGVSSTALADSWIYGGASVGQADYKGDTSTSYTIHAGTGILPFIGVEAGYTDFGDFKDNGSDISASTVYFALKPSIDFGPLHVYARGGLHSWKTEVNGNKDDDIDIMYGVGAEYFIMGPFSVGASYHKYELDKDSIDTFSLNATFHFL
- the hrpA gene encoding ATP-dependent RNA helicase HrpA translates to MTQSQPNTEKSAVAKANSAESLKKALKQCLIKDRFRFNKRITGASKIKNEQARHAVFDEIALEIAQSMMTVEQRMAQKIKIEYPELLPVSQKRDDIAKAIEEHQVVIVAGETGSGKTTQLPKICAELGRGKFGLIGHTQPRRLAARSVANRIAEEMETELGGFVGYKVRFNDQISDQTQIKLMTDGILLAEIQHDRFLNQYDTIIIDEAHERSLNIDFILGYLKELLPRRPDLKIIITSATIDPERFSNHFNGAPIIEVSGRTYPVETRYRPLAGEDESDRDQLEGIFEAVDELCDEGLGDILIFMNGEREIRDTADALAKRKLRDTEIVPLYARLSAGEQNKIFQPHSGRRIVLATNVAETSLTVPGIKYVIDPGTARISRYSYRTKVQRLPIEPISQASANQRKGRCGRVEEGICIRLYSEDDFVSRPEFTDPEILRTNLASVILQMTALGLGDIEAFPFVEAPDKRNIQDGVRLLEELGAINADANDPKKRLTEVGRKLARLPIDPRLARMVLEAPRFGCLKEVMVIASGLSIQDPRERPSDKQQSADDKHRRFHHEESDFLTLVNLWDYLKQQQKALSSNHFRRQCKQDYLNYLRVREWQDVYFQLHQSMREMEYKLNDEPGSYEGVHSAILVGLLSHIGAKDQEKNEYHGARNARFNIFPASGLFKKQPKWVMAAELVETSKLWARMVAKIQPEWIEPLAKHLIKRSYSEPHWSKKRAAVMAYEKVMLYGVPIVPKRLVNYGNIDAPLSREIFIRSALVEGEWETKHAFFKQNRALLQEVEELEHKSRRRDILVDDEELFQFYDQRVGTDVVSGRHFDSWWKGASKANPELLNFEKEMLFKGDASHITDLDYPNFWHQNGIKLKLSYQFEPGDDSDGVTVHIPLPILNQIEPQGFDWQIPGLRHELVVSLIKSLPKTLRKNFVPAPNYADAFLARVKPMEAPLLDALEKELRRMTGVEVLRDDWKWEQVPDHLKVTFRAVDHRNRKLNENKDLHELKEGLKEKVQETLSQVADDDIEQKNLHTWSFGELPRVYQQKRGGFEVKAFPALVDNKDSVEIKLFETEQEQNNAMREGQRRLILLNVPSPIKYLHSNLPNKSKLGLYFNPYGKVMDLIDDCIACGIDKLIEQHGGMAWQPEAFEALKEFVRAELGDTVVDIAKQVETILTTAYNINKRLKGKIDFTMAFALSDIKAQIEGLIFKGFATECGWKRLPDILRYMKAIERRMEKLPIDPNKDRLHMLKIESVAKDYQELLNKIPKGMVVPENVKEIRWMLEELRVSFFAQQLGTPYPVSDKRVKNAIDAC
- a CDS encoding FMN-dependent NADH-azoreductase produces the protein MSRVLALKSSILGDYSQSSKLLDAYLTKFNQDELNVRDLAAEPLPVLDFSVATALRATEDLSEEQQKVVALSDELIAEVKAADTLVIAAPMYNFTIPTQLKNWFDLIARAGVTFKYTEAGVQGLIEGKKAVVITTRGGIHKDSATDNVTPYLKTILGFVGITEVEFVYAEALNMGEEPAAKGIESAKSQLEAIAL
- a CDS encoding multiheme c-type cytochrome: MKPFEQLSEESKACAACHKDENPSIYAQWGRSKHYGANVGCYECHQASPDDPDAIKHEGYNIAVIVSPKDCGNCHTQEVQEFSASHHAKAGQIIGSLDNFLAEVVEGANVLNGASPAAVNGCWQCHGSEVKVLENGDLDPATWPNTGIGRINPDGSVGACSACHQRHEFEMVQARRPEACGKCHLGPDHPQKEIYEESKHGINFFAHVDRMNLDSSKWIVGEDYDSAPTCATCHMSATRELPVTHDVGNRISWTLRPAVSEKIDAKDKALGKETKSWQDRRADMQNVCESCHTKSMVDNFYQQFDSLVNLYNDKFAKPGKALMDTLMKEGMLTETGFDEEIEWTWFYLWHHEGRRARHGAAMQAPDYVQWHGLFEVAERFYSQMVPQYLEVVEKAEHKGNVEGAKRARSVLDDILSRPEHAWFTGNEPEEVKRARKAAQDAFKARYLDESK